The DNA segment CAGTGTCGAACTAAATCTTGTTACAGCTCTGCACAGCTTGGAAAGCAATTCATTGAAACTTGATAAATTGTTCCACCATGTAGATACTGCATTACACGGTTATTATGCAGCAGAAAGGGCAGAATCACACAGCAGAGAACAACTCATGCTGTAACAAGATCTAGTAAATCAGAGCAGACAGGAGTAAATAGCATTGCCTGGAAGACCGCAAACATTGATTTTGTTCTTCTCGTAACAAAGCATTCTCTCCTCAGCTCTATCTGCTGCtttataaaaggaagaaaaccaaggaGGCTAAATCTTTTCCTCGACTATTTGTTGCCATGAGCGCTGTGCCCCAATTATCCTCCTGTGACTACTTCATACATATCTAGATGTACCAGACCAAGAACAGAATGTGGAGTAAGCATATaatggggaggaagggaaagcaagCATACCCTGTCAGTTCAGCTGTTAAGTCATTCTATCCGTCAATAATTGTTTAAAGGCAgaataatataattaaaatatcttgaaatgtctcttcccctcccctcacTGACTGTTGACGCTTCTGTTCCAATACCAGGGCCTGTATGCTGTGGGGAACTTCTTGCCAAGTGATGAGAACGTGTTTCAGCCCAGTTTTCACAGAGAACCTCTAAGGTCTTTGACAGACCTCAGCCAAGATGCCAACAGGATCCTGCCAGGTAAaaatggaagcagcagtgatggcaTTGTTTCTCATCGTACAGAAGGTATCCTGAATAGAAACCACAGAGATACAGGGTCTCTGACCAATATCAAGAGAGCAAACGCCGATGTAGAAATAATAACACCGCGAAGCccaatgggaaaggaaaatatggtCACCTTCAGCAACACTTTGCCAAGAGTCAACACACCATCCATGGAAGACCCAGCAAGGCGAAATGCAACAATACACGCATCCATGGATTCTGCCCGTTCCAAACAGCTGCTTTCCCAGTGGAAGAACAAGAATGAGAGTCGAAAGTTGTCTCTGCAAGTCATAGAGACTGAATCTGGCCAGTCACCACCAAGGGCTATTGAGATGAGGTCAAGCTCAGAACCCTCCAGAGTAGGTGTAAATGGGGATCATCATGGCCCAACTAGCCAATACCTGAAAATTCAACCAGGCAGCGTACCAGGCTGTAACAACACAGGTCTTTCCGGTGGGCCACGGGTCTCTATTCAGTCACGTCCTGGTTCTTCCCAGCTAGTCCACATTCCTGAAGAGACTCAGGAGAACGTGAACACATCACCCAAAACTAGTTCGGCTAGAGCTAAATGGCTGAAAGCTGCTGAGAAGAGTGTTGCTTGTAGAAGCAACAGCCAGCCAAGAATCATGCAAGTAATAGCCATGTCTAAGCAGCAAGGAGTGCTTCAGAGTAGCCCAAAGGGTTCAGAGGGAAGCACAGTCACTTGCACGGGAGCCATCAGATACAAAACCTTGACAGACCATGAGCCAAGCAGCATTGTCAGAGTTGAGGCCCATCCAGAGAATAACAGACCTGTAATTCAGATGCCATCTGAAGGTGAAGGGAGTGGGTCATGGAAATGGAAAGGTCCTGAAAAAATCACCCTTCGTCAGACCTATGAGCTAAATGATCTGAACAGAGACTCTGAGAGCTGTGACTCCTTAAAAGACAGTTACGGGTCAGGCGACAGAAAAAGGAGCAACATAGATAACAGCGAGCATCACCATCACGGGATTACTACGATAAGGGTCACGCCAGTAGAGGGAAGTGAGATTGGCTCAGAGACTCTGTCAATTTCTTCTAGCCGGGACTCAACGCTTCGAAGGAAAGGTAACATCATTTTAATCCCCGAGAGAGGGAGCAGTCCAGAGAACACCAGGAACATCTTCTATAAGGGCACATCCCCTACGCGAGCATACAAGGAATGAGAGGAGACGTATCAGCTGGTCCATACCACCACAATCACATCTTAACACAGGTTCTGCTCTCTTTATTTGGAGCCAATATTTACTTTTGATGTGCCAAATTCTTGCCCAGCAGCCCAACTGCTGTTGAACGCTGCTGACATGCAATGTGCATGAGCCTGTGGGAAGTGTGTGGTGGGGGGAAAGCACAACGCCAGAACCTAACTAATGTGAAACATTTGCAAGCAGCTTGTTTCTTCAGACACAAAGCTTTTATCTGAGGGTGATGATGTCAATCAAAACAACGGTCTTGAACACAGACCCGTTATTTCCTGAATGTGccaactttttattttgtatgtgtCCAAAATTGACTGAGTTTCTCACAGCAAAGGCTGTATCGAGTGGTATATATTCACCTTTGCAGAATTTGCACCAAATCTTTCATCCAGGATGGTGCTGATGGTAACTTTACATGTTTTGAACAGTACTTACTAGACTCTGCAAACACATGACATATTGATGTGTGGTAACTTTCAAAGTACTATTGCTAATACTATTGATGATGCTGGCTGCATTCATTTAGCATAGGAAATATTTACAGCTTTGTTATAGTGGATCTGTCACATTCAAAGATTGCAAAGGTTTCGTGTAGTTCTTTAAGATGTCTACTGCAACAAAACCCGTGTGGGTAATGTTCCATTAGAATGGAATAACTATCTATTTTTGACTAGTTttgctgctactgctcaacTTTTGTTTAAGAAGAGGTGCTACTAATGAAGAGGCTGCTTCTTAGTGGGCTAACTCATAGAATTGtttgaaattgttctttttaaGGGGTCTTTTAAAGTACAACTCATTCAGATTCTGCATTTTAAACCTCTGATTCTGCCCTCCAGCAACTCTTCCATTTTTCTATTAGTTTTTAACCACAGAATGCAGGACACCAGTAACTGTGAGATGTGCTAATGTGAAAGGTGAGCCATGAGCAGATAAACAGCCACTTTCTTGACCACCTTCCAAGGAGATAGCAATTAATATCCTAGCTCACACTTAGAAGCAGTCATTCACCTCACTTGCTTAGCATGCCACAAGAACAGTCACAAGTTTCACCCCAAACACGACCAATTCAGGGGATTTATGTTTCCCTTTAAAAATGGGAATTGGCTTGGAATTCCTGCCTCAGAATGCAGGATCACTGAGTGAGTGTTGCATTGTGCCACTGCTACTCTTCACCTCCCCTGAGACACCCTACAGAGCCTTCTTAAGCAGCAGATTCTTTTCTCACCACTGCCACTTGAGAATATGGATTATTTGAGTAAATTGAGCTTCAAAGGTAACAAAAGAACTTGCCTGCTAAAATACTCTCCATTGCCAACACTGTTGAAAGGATATGCTCTGAAAGGAAGAAGCATAACATGGCCTGGTCATGCTGGGAGAAATGCCTCATTGTATTTGGCTGTGACTTAAATAACCTAAGCCACCAAGGAAGCCAGGGGTAGTGCTTGCCCAGGGCACCCCCTCATCCTCTCCTAGATGATTTCCACCTGAAAGAGAACTACTGTCAGGCACCTCCCAGCTCTCCTTGtaggagggagaaggaaggttTAGCAGTCCCCTCACTAAGCAGTAGATCAGGTCTGTTCTCTGGCTTCTTGAGAGCAGTGTTTCATTCCAAGTCCTCTTCTGCTTTAGAGTATCAAAGAAGCAGGTACATACTACCTAGTCAGAACCTGTCTACAGACCCTACCCCACAGAACTCTGAGGAAAAGCTCGCCCTAGCCCAGCCAAATAGGAGGTGGAAGGAAGAACCATCCCATCCCAAGATGATAAATagcacaacacacacacaccaaaaaatcaaccaaaaaacccccacccaCAAACCcccctcaaaaccaaaccaaaatctCAATCCCAATCCGAAGAAAATTCAGAAGCATGAGGATGGCGTTTGCCAATCTGTACAGAAGGGATTTGGAGTCAATGGAAAGCTTTATATACCTTCCCAGTTACAAGGTGCTCCAGGCTTAGCTGAGTGCTGTCAGCAATGCTTCCCATGCCTGCCCatcacccagtgctgcaggacagCATTGGTCTTGAAGATACGACCACATCCTGTTAAGTAATAGAAGACAACCCCATCATACGTTTGATGACTGGGAGGACGTATTCTGCAGGTGACATGGAAGCAGGGCTGTAGTGTATTGTGTATGTCAAAGGCATTTAGCTGGGAAAAATAATTGTAGATGCCAGGgaatataaaaagaaagagtaattttttataaataaattctCAGATTCTAGTATTTACAAGTCAGgatttggcttttctttttgaaaggatGAATCTTTAACTCCCTGGTATTTAATATCCAATTTTGTACACGTTTCCTAGGAATTACAAACACTTGGATTGTCACGAGGAAAACCCTTTGGATTTAGTTTAGTGCGGGTACATGATGAAGCCGGTAGGAATAGCTTTAAAGGAACAGGTGAGACACAATCACTGTTGGCCTAGCAATGCAGGGAAATAAGATGCAATCATTTGTTAGTTTGTAAGTGCAGGGCAAAGAACGTAAGTAGATGAACctggaaataatggaaaattgAAATGGAGAATAATGACAATAAAGCAAAGATTAGAAAATGTTCCCTCTGGCAATTGAGCTGTTTTGGAAACAGCAGGATTCCTGGTGGGAGTGTTTGTTCTTTATTCCTTGGTTTTAGTCAGATATATATTGGCATATGTGTTGCTTTTATTACTCTAAAACTTGCTGCACTCTTTCAAGTGCAGCATGATATTTTTCCTAAGGTTTCCTATTTCTTAACAACAGATTTTAAAGCTCTTGTGTAATCATTGAAATTGTGTTCTTTACATAAATATTGATATATTCTTTTTTACTCCAAGTGCCAAAGGCTACTGTTTTTAATAATGGCTTATCAAATTCTATTCCGTTAGAGAGCAGAAATGTAATACTATCGACATTGGAACTCAGACCTCTGCATGTATATTTGATAAGGAGCCTTTTGTAAAATTACTCTTTGTTTACATTCCACTGATAccttaatttcaaattaatcaAATCAATTGACAGGTGACATCTTCTTAGTGTTCTGATTTTCTTACTTGCTAACAGGCACGCATTTCTTTGTCAGGCTGTGCTttactgagaaaagaaaatactcaacctatgtttttaaatgagaattCTCTATATAAAGTATGGTGTTTAATAAAATGGTATGCAatgttttcaaatggaaaagaatttgtaaattgctataaatgtattttgttaaatAAGTACAGATCGATGCTACTGTGTGAGTTTATTGTGCTAACATCATGAAAATAAAGATCAAGTTCCTCATTGATGTTCAGTCATCTCTGTGGCAAAGCAAAGTcttgttcatagaatcacagaatcaactaggttggaaaagacctttaaggtcatcaagcCCAATCTTTACCCTGGGattgccaaggccaccactaagcTCCTCCCTTTACTTTTCAATATTAGTTATTTCATGACATGTAAAAGTGCTCATTGGTGGGGGAAACCTCAAAACCTTGTGGAACTGTAAGAAGTTAGGACGAACAGTGTCCAAACAAGCTTGTCTGCatccaaaaccatttcacaAAGCAAGCAAGTGAATTAGGAACTCCAGGCTGTTTAAGGACACATCTGCTAGATCACTCTGCAGGGCCAGCTGCACTGTTAAGCCCCTCATTCCTCTAGAACCACCTTGTTAGTCTTGGGGAGAGCTGCAGGACTCTTCCCGGGAAAAGTGAGGATGCAGGACTCATCAGGtgacacagaatcccagcctggtttgggttggaagagaccttaaagctcatccagttccaacccctgccacaaacagggacacctcacactagagcaggttgctccaagcccctgtgtccaacctggccttgagcactgccagggatggggcagccacagcttctctgggcaccctgtgccagcgcctcagcaccctcacagggaagagcttctgccttagatccaacctgaacttcccctgtttcagtgtgaacccctcaccccttgtcctgtcattacagtccctgatgaagagcccttccccagcatccctggagcccccttcagacactagaagctgctctgaggtctccacgcagcttctcttctccaggctgaacagccgcaatgttctcagcctgtctccatacacgagctgctccagcccctgatcatcctcatggccttctctggacttgctccaacagctccatgtcctcatgttgaggacaccagcactgcacacagtgctgcaagtggggtctcaccagaggagagtagaggggcaggatcccctccttcgaactgctggtcacgctcctgtTGATCACACTCCTGTTGATCACACTCCTGTTGATCACACTCCTGTTGATCACACTCCTGTTGATATGCCCTTGGCTGCCAACAGTGAAGAACAGTCTTGCCTAGAAGCCACACAAGTTATGCAACAGTAAACAGCCTCCAAACCTGTCTTGGAACACCCTGAAACATGGCAACTGAAGTGCCTGTAGTTCCTCGGATGGAAGATGAGGTGTGCACAGATTTAAGGACCCCAGGGATGAGCAGGGGCCCTGCAATACATGGCAGCAAACTGGCTCTGAAAAGTGTTCCCACTTGTCCCTGGACCTTTATGCAGGCTGCTACCTTGTAGCTGCAAGTCTTTCCAGCAGGTGACCTGGGATGGTGGAGGGACTGGGCAGCTGATGGCACTGCTGGGCTGCAATGCTGCATGGTACAGCATTATCCATCTGCCATGCTCCCAGCAAACACATGCTGGAGCTGGCTGGTGTCACACCAAGCTGCGGTGCAGATCTGCCTCACTTGGCAATCCCTGTCCCAGAAGTTCCCTGAAAATTGAAGCGAaccaggaaaacagagaaagagaagtgtaCAAACAGTTGTGACACTGCTCCCTCTGCAGTGACTGAAGGAGCGCTCTGCTTGCGGCTGGGGCTGGAGAGTGTCCTGAACACTTTGCATGAGTACCCAGTTCCAGCAGAGACCTCTCCTTTGGCCAGCAGAAGATGCTGGTGCAGCAGCCTGCCACCTGCCACAGCAG comes from the Melopsittacus undulatus isolate bMelUnd1 chromosome 6, bMelUnd1.mat.Z, whole genome shotgun sequence genome and includes:
- the PLPPR4 gene encoding phospholipid phosphatase-related protein type 4, coding for MSAKERPKGKVTKDSVTLLPCFYFVELPILASSVVSLYFLELTDVFKPVHTGFNCYDKSLSMPYIEPTQESVPFLMLLSLVFAGPSITIMIGEGILYCCLSKRRNGIGTEANINAGGCNFNSFLRRAVRFVGVHVFGLCSTALVTDIIQLSTGYQAPYFLTVCKPNYTSLNVSCSENSYVVEDICSGADLSIINAGRKSFPSQHATLAAFAAVYISMYFNSTLTDSSKLLKPLLVFAFIICGIICGLTRITQYKNHPVDVYCGFLIGGGIALYLGLYAVGNFLPSDENVFQPSFHREPLRSLTDLSQDANRILPGKNGSSSDGIVSHRTEGILNRNHRDTGSLTNIKRANADVEIITPRSPMGKENMVTFSNTLPRVNTPSMEDPARRNATIHASMDSARSKQLLSQWKNKNESRKLSLQVIETESGQSPPRAIEMRSSSEPSRVGVNGDHHGPTSQYLKIQPGSVPGCNNTGLSGGPRVSIQSRPGSSQLVHIPEETQENVNTSPKTSSARAKWLKAAEKSVACRSNSQPRIMQVIAMSKQQGVLQSSPKGSEGSTVTCTGAIRYKTLTDHEPSSIVRVEAHPENNRPVIQMPSEGEGSGSWKWKGPEKITLRQTYELNDLNRDSESCDSLKDSYGSGDRKRSNIDNSEHHHHGITTIRVTPVEGSEIGSETLSISSSRDSTLRRKGNIILIPERGSSPENTRNIFYKGTSPTRAYKE